One window from the genome of Anopheles coluzzii chromosome X, AcolN3, whole genome shotgun sequence encodes:
- the LOC120949132 gene encoding uncharacterized protein LOC120949132 isoform X2, translated as MSRRSAVRGLRLLVCSLCLLSYLHPASADAPERSNRRPMRRVDAVATDQVEDRTNAIDQPLDQALQLKYYDVVSVDLVHRLPAGADPAPDTLTLVAAGAGEGAADPEQTSDAKVAPPTPTKPEAAKTLADQVAEGKYGLIHRELFQRRPERLGILNYRRNEEVPLDDERNYGGLRPDEIWLAEDHLLVLKGGSIRHGSNRSGEPDAPAWQPIDDYRAPDRQVQIPANPAVPPPFPVQLRENGPIEFIRGRQVPAFNPFTNESAFLFTNKAFPVIRPEDFGGQHILAGPAAHNATGQHRPAGLQYPPPVNPPPVSDNRTYSNPFLKLPPPALYAGPPAGGSLDEARNRTAGLPPGLDEDDPSLYYPPPYTFEYRGNYTNPVPPGPLVPGIILPPPPNFFILKPAGGSNGTSVRPPTTTTTTTTDRPKATKPPKQYVSVRPHPTTTVAPPPPPPPPSVNSVAPAKIVPSRVEIQKAVLKTFVPVLEVYGAPPKPAKPAAKRPRPKPTVASVATATPAQTPSTKLHKIPPEQPTAGQRQPVYAEYFDVRTSTARPPVGWGDVGVPAGTPQLPRTYLPVGKVEQARPVATGAPPDYGYGYSPIEQFHREVQTIRQTLQIYEKANRLSGKGGRTSKAHHHHQQQQQHPQPSLANLSLSFDGNVYRTLFPEEVVLPPQQLPSGPSYHRPQHHHQPQPYKPAYEPAYVYRPAANSVLPPVDLPTGYYVTSTDYGRHGAGYADAAAQSHPQYYQPTAPPPPPPPQPDLSYIAPVILNNGASGYNRRPDFDPSTTTTKSYLILDHRLQRPQPPTQPPLSPYLYRSGGGGGVPTGDGQQGVTGPARNRYLEGDILVNYKHPLPVLNPDSEFLPYHHRLKVRKRQNVRGAGEQKPRYHGQPLYNHR; from the exons ATGTCTCGTCGCAGTGCCGTCCGGGGCCTTCGACTGCTGGTCTGTTCGCTGTGTCTGCTCAGCTACCTGCACCCGGCCTCGGCAGATGCTCCCGAACG CAGTAACCGACGGCCAATGCGCCGGGTGGACGCGGTGGCCACCGACCAGGTGGAGGACCGCACCAACGCGATCGACCAGCCGCTCGACCAGGCCCTCCAGCTCAAGTACTACGACGTTGTCTCGGTCGACCTGGTGCACCGGCTGCCGGCCGGCGCCGACCCCGCGCCCGACACGCTCACCCTAGTGGCGGCCGGTGCCGGCGAAGGTGCCGCCGACCCGGAGCAAACGTCCGACGCCAAGGTTGCCCCCCCGACCCCGACCAAGCCCGAGGCGGCCAAAACGCTCGCGGACCAGGTGGCCGAGGGCAAGTACGGCCTGATCCACCGCGAGCTGTTCCAGCGGCGCCCCGAGCGGCTCGGCATCCTCAACTACCGCCGCAACGAGGAGGTCCCGCTGGACGACGAGCGCAACTACGGCGGGCTCCGGCCGGACGAGATCTGGCTCGCCGAGGACCACCTGCTCGTGCTCAAGGGCGGCTCGATCCGGCACGGCAGCAACCGGTCCGGCGAGCCGGACGCGCCCGCCTGGCAGCCGATCGACGACTACCGGGCGCCGGACCGCCAGGTCCAGATCCCGGCGAACCCGGCCGTCCCGCCACCCTTTCCCGTGCAGCTGCGCGAGAACGGGCCGATTGAGTTTATCCGCGGTCGTCAGGTGCCGGCATTTAATCCGTTCACTAACGAGTCGGCCTTCCTCTTCACCAACAAAGCGTTCCCGGTCATACGGCCGGAAGATTTCGGCGGGCAGCATATTCTTGCCGGGCCGGCGGCGCACAATGCTACTGGCCAGCACCGCCCGGCCGGGCTCCAGTATCCGCCCCCGGTCAACCCGCCGCCCGTCAGCGACAACCGCACGTACTCGAACCCGTTCCTGAAGCTGCCCCCGCCGGCGCTGTACGCTGGGCCGCCGGCCGGCGGCTCGCTGGACGAGGCGCGCAACCGCACGGCCGGGCTGCCGCCGGGGCTGGACGAGGACGACCCCTCGCTCTACTACCCGCCGCCGTACACGTTCGAGTACCGGGGCAACTACACGAATCCGGTCCCGCCGGGCCCGCTCGTGCCCGGCATCATACTGCCCCCGCCGCCCAACTTTTTCATCCTGAAGCCTGCCGGCGGAAGCAATGGGACCAGCGTGCGGccgcccaccaccaccaccaccaccaccacggacCGGCCGAAGGCTACCAAACCACCGAAGCAGTACGTCAGCGTGCGGCCCCACCCAACGACCACGgtggcaccaccaccaccaccaccacccccttcGGTGAACAGTGTAGCGCCGGCGAAGATTGTGCCGTCGCGCGTCGAAATTCAAAAAGCCGTCCTCAAAACGTTCGTGCCCGTGCTGGAGGTGTACGGTGCGCCGCCGAAGCCCGCCAAACCGGCCGCGAAGCGACCGCGCCCGAAACCGACCGTCGCCAGCGTCGCTACCGCCACGCCCGCCCAAACGCCGTCCACCAAGCTGCACAAGATTCCGCCCGAGCAGCCGACCGCCGGCCAGCGGCAGCCGGTGTACGCCGAGTACTTTGACGTGCGCACCTCCACGGCCAGACCGCCGGTGGGCTGGGGCGACGTGGGCGTGCCCGCCGGTACGCCCCAGCTGCCCCGCACCTACCTCCCGGTGGGCAAGGTGGAGCAGGCCCGCCCGGTTGCGACGGGCGCCCCGCCCGACTACGGCTACGGCTACAGCCCGATCGAGCAGTTCCATCGCGAGGTGCAGACGATCCGCCAGACGCTCCAGATCTACGAGAAGGCGAACAGGCTGTCGGGCAAGGGGGGCAGGACGTCGAaggcgcaccaccaccaccagcagcagcagcagcacccccAGCCGTCCCTTGCCAATCTGTCGCTGTCGTTCGATGGGAACGTGTACCGGACGCTGTTCCCGGAGGAGGTGGTGCTGCCACCGCAGCAGCTCCCAAGTGGGCCCTCCTATCACCGcccgcagcaccaccaccagccgcaGCCGTACAAACCGGCCTACGAGCCCGCGTACGTGTATCGCCCCGCCGCCAACAGCGTCCTGCCGCCGGTCGACCTGCCGACCGGCTACTACGTCACCAGCACCGATTACGGCCGGCACGGCGCGGGCTACGCGGATGCGGCCGCCCAATCGCACCCACAGTACTACCAGCCGACTGCCCCACCACCGCCTCCACCGCCCCAGCCCGACCTGTCCTACATTGCGCCCGTCATACTGAACAATGGCGCGAGCGGGTACAACCGCCGCCCCGACTTTGAcccctccaccaccaccaccaagtcCTACCTCATCCTGGACCATCGGCTCCAGCGGCCCCAGCCGCCGACCCAGCCGCCCCTGTCGCCCTACCTGTAccgcagcggcggcggcggcggcgtcccAACCGGTGACGGGCAGCAGGGGGTGACGGGCCCGGCGCGCAACCGGTACCTCGAGGGGGACATACTGGTGAACTACAAGCATCCGCTGCCGGTGCTCAACCCGGACAGCGAGTTCCTGCCCTACCATCACCGGCTGAAGGTGCGCAAGCGGCAGAATGTGCGCGGGGCGGGCGAGCAGAAGCCGCGCTACCATGGCCAGCCGCTCTACAACCACCGGTAG
- the LOC120949170 gene encoding beta-1,3-galactosyltransferase 5-like: MMPCPGLKVSHVIFVIVIVITIVFYSSLNGRQFILEQRRYANHRKNDPSALVASNRTVPGAAAAAAAPPDKALLVPAGPPVEPGTVRQKCNVFQMVVQRCGFDVLQKSVERTQQQQQAVDRNQTQLLLAQQREKEQQEQETGPEHVDNIQRIPNPSAVKSAAAAGSSSSSSSSSSSSSSSSLPPAPQPTALEAEGERVIKTRDLYHSGHLPDAACVANLCPRNGTDVTLLIVVTSAPTHREQRLAIRQAWGHYGSRRDISIGFIVGQTNDARTEDQLAAESYMYSDLIRGYFIDSYSNLTLKTISMLEWAKLHCPSASFLLKTDDDMFINVPKLLQFMEAHGNQRRTIFGRLAKKWKPIRNKKSKYYVSPEQYYPPVFPSFTTGPAYLLTADIVGEMFDKSLSQTYLKLEDVYMTGIVAQLLNIHRINVKEFLNRRIAFNQCNIKKAISIHMVKNNEQLDLWKKQVDTSVACT; encoded by the exons ATGATGCCCTGCCCGGGGTTGAAGGTGTCGCACGTGATATTTGTGATCGTCATCGTGATAACGATAGTGTTCTACTCGTCGCTCAATGGCCGCCAGTTCATACTCGAGCAGCGCCGGTACGCGAACCACCGGAAGAACGACCCGAGCGCGCTGGTCGCGTCCAACCGGACCGTGccgggggcggcggcggcggcagcagcaccacccgACAAGGCGCTGCTAGTGCCGGCGGGGCCACCGGTCGAGCCGGGCACGGTGCGCCAGAAGTGCAACGTGTTCCAGATGGTGGTGCAGCGGTGCGGGTTTGACGTGCTGCAGAAATCGGTCGAGcggacgcagcagcagcagcaggcggtgGACCGGAACCAAACCCAGCTGCTCCTCGCACAGCAGCGGGAGAaggagcagcaggagcaggaaaCTGGTCCCGAGCACGTGGACAACATCCAGCGAATACCGAACCCGTCCGCGGTGAAGAGCGCTGCCGCGGCCGGGTCATCgtcctcctcttcttcctcctcctcctcctcctcgtcctcctcgttgCCGCCGGCGCCCCAGCCGACAGCGCTGGAGGCGGAGGGCGAGCGGGTGATCAAAACGCGCGACCTGTACCACTCCGGCCACCTGCCGGATGCGGCCTGCGTCGCCAACCTGTGCCCGCGCAACGGCACGGACGTGACGCTGCTGATCGTCGTCACGTCCGCGCCGACCCACCGGGAGCAGCGGCTCGCGATCCGGCAGGCCTGGGGCCACTACGGCAGCCGGCGCGACATCTCGATCGGGTTCATCGTGGGGCAGACGAACGATGCCCGGACCGAGGATCAGCTCGCGGCGGAAAGCTACATGTACAGCGATCTGATACGGGGGTACTTCATCGACAGCTACAGCAACCTGACGCTCAAGACGATCTCGATGCTCGAGTGGGCGAAGCTGCACTGCCCGAGCGCCTCCTTTCTGCTCAAGACGGACGACGACATGTTTATCAACGTGCCGAAGCTGCTGCAGTTCATGGAGGCGCACGGCAACCAGCGCCGGACGATCTTTGGCCGACTGGCGAAGAAGTGGAAACCGATCCGGAACAAGAAGTCCAAGTACTACGTCAGCCCGGAACAGTACTATCCGCCCGTGTTTCCCTCGTTTACCACCG GGCCAGCCTACCTGCTGACGGCCGACATCGTCGGCGAGATGTTCGACAAGTCGCTCAGCCAAACGTACCTCAAGCTGGAGGACGTCTACATGACCGGCATAGTGGCGCAGCTGCTCAACATACACCGGATCAATGTGAAGGAGTTCCTCAACCGGCGGATAGCGTTCAACCAGTGCAACATCAAGAAGGCGATCAGCATCCACATGGTGAAGAACAACGAGCAGCTCGACCTGTGGAAGAAGCAGGTCGACACGAGCGTCGCCTGCACGTAG
- the LOC120949180 gene encoding ionotropic receptor 93a — MNVAGGVPRVCVCVCAMHLLTFRRHLPVTDCAPGRVENPNKKGTVCGPDTPVSGKMVLRLVGLWSILLLLLLLLVLRPDPAVGDDFPSLLSTNASMAIILDREYLGADYERTLDETKNVVEKLIREHLKNGGLIVKYYSWTSINLKRDFSAVLSVSSCKNTWDIYQEAVRERLVMLSITDPDCPRLPTNNAIMIPRSDGSGSNAFDEVSQIILDMKSSRAINWHTATLLYDQVYDAEISRCILSLLEDREGIKPLTLTEFKINAPTHSWEKRKEIRRTLLGIPTAYTGRNFIAIVNIATLTLLMEISKDLKLVNPFAQWLYLIPNTEKTNSNFTTQSTLINEGDNVAFVYNSGSKAQNCTVSVLCYIESYLLHFIRSLSKLIREEQVVFGQISDEEWEIIRPSKQERKTKFLQMIKAAITSKDECNKCSQWKIQSAETWGYVYRTDFLTDGADLQERRKYTMLDIGYWSPQDGFMLTDALFPHTQYGFRGVQLIFYSYHNPPWQFVAYNDSGSPVISSGVVYDILNELSRKLNFTYTMVISQPAEINGSLVEGNTSSVYDLKTISSDIPQEIFSTLVNNKILLAAVGATVNEKQKKFVSFTDPISIQTYSFVISRPRELSRVLLFLSPFGSDTWLCLAAAVALMGPILCAINKLSPYYEVHNKPTDTGLGKVNNCFWYIYGALLQQGGLYLPYADSGRIIIGTWWLVVLVIVTTYCGNLVAFLTFPKIDIPVNRVMQLLRNDRGMTWSIRRGTFLEEILMDSTEPKYVQLYKGSQIIGELTDELVERIEAGQHVHIDWRNNLRYLMKRQFLRTDRCDFALSTDEFLDEQIALVMPKDSPYLELVNEEIKRMHQFGFIQRWVAQYLPAKDKCSGTGRVMDVQNHTVNSSDMAGSYWILLLGFVSGLFVFVCEFAVAWYRKHRAARAATVAYRD; from the exons ATGAATGTGGCAGGTGGCGTGccgcgcgtatgtgtgtgtgtgtgtgcgatgcaTTTGCTGACCTTTAGACGACACCTCCCCGTTACAGACTGTGCTCCAGGGAGGGTGGAAAACCCGAACAAAAAGGGAACGGTTTGCGGCCCGGACACGCCAGTCTCCGGTAAGATGGTGCTGCGGTTAGTTGGTCTTTGGTCGatacttctgctgctgctgctgctgctagtgctaCGACCCGATCCGGCTGTCGGTGATGACTTCCCGTCGCTTCTGTCCACGAACGCCTCCATGG CGATCATCCTCGATCGTGAGTATCTCGGCGCCGACTACGAGCGGACGCTCGACGAGACGAAGAACGTCGTGGAGAAGCTGATCCGGGAGCATCTGAAGAATGGTGGCCTGATCGTGAAGTACTACTCCTGGACGAGCATCAATCTCAAGcggg ATTTCTCCGCCGTCCTGTCGGTTTCGAGCTGCAAAAACACCTGGGACATCTATCAGGAGGCCGTGCGGGAGCGGCTGGTAATGCTGAGCATCACCGATCCGGACTGTCCGCGGCTGCCCACCAACAACGCAATCATG ATCCCGCGCAGCGATGGGTCCGGCAGCAACGCCTTCGACGAGGTGTCGCAGATCATACTTGACATGAAGAGCTCGCGGGCGATCAATTGGCACACGGCCACCCTGCTGTACGATCAGGTTTACG ACGCGGAAATTAGTCGCTGCATACTGTCCCTGCTGGAGGACCGGGAGGGCATCAAGCCGCTCACGCTGACCGAGTTCAAGATCAACGCGCCGACCCACAGCTGGGAAAAGCGGAAGGAGATCCGCCGGACGCTGCTCGGCATACCGACAGCGTACACAG GCAGAAACTTCATCGCCATCGTCAACATCGCGACGCTGACGTTGCTGATGGAGATATCGAAG GACCTGAAGCTGGTGAATCCGTTCGCCCAGTGGCTCTACCTCATACCGAACACCGAGAAAACGAACAGCAACTTTACAACCCAGTCCACCCTGATCAACGAGGGTGACAATGTCGCGTTTGTGTACAACAGTGGCAGCAAGGCGCAGAACTGCACGGTCAGCGTGCTGTGCTATATCGAGTCGTACCTGCTGCACTTCATCCGCAGCCTGTCGAAGCTGATCCGCGAGGAGCAGGTCGTGTTTGGGCAGATATCGGACGAGGAGTGGGAAATCATACGCCCGAGCAAGCAGGAGCGCAAAACGAAGTTCCTGCAAATGATAAAG GCTGCCATCACATCGAAGGATGAGTGCAACAAGTGCTCCCAGTGGAAGATCCAGTCGGCCGAAACGTGGGGTTACGTATATAGGACCGACTTTTTGACGG ACGGGGCCGACCTGCAGGAGCGCAGAAAGTACACCATGCTGGACATTGGCTACTGGTCGCCGCAGGATGGTTTCATGCTAACCGACGCACTGTTTCcccacacgcagtacggcttCCGTGGTGTGCAGCTCATCTTCTACAGCTACCAT AACCCACCGTGGCAGTTCGTGGCGTACAACGATTCGGGCAGCCCAGTAATCTCGAGCGGTGTCGTCTACGACATTCTGAACGAGCTGTCGCGCAAGCTGAACTTCACCTACACGATGGTGATCTCACAGCCGGCGGAGATTAATGGATCGCTCGTCGAAGGGAACACATCT TCCGTGTACGATTTGAAAACCATCTCGTCCGATATTCCGCAAGAAATTTTCAGCACCCTCGTCAACAACAAG ATCTTGCTGGCTGCCGTTGGTGCGACCGTGAACGAAAAGCAGAAGAAGTTTGTTAGCTTCACCGACCCGATCAGCATCCAGACGTACAGCTTCGTCATATCCCGTCCACG CGAGCTGAGTCGAGTGCTCCTGTTTCTGTCACCCTTCGGTTCGGAC acATGGCTATGCTTAGCGGCAGCTGTCGCCCTCATGGGACCCATCCTATGTGCGATCAACAAGCTCAGCCCGTACTACGAGGTGCACAACAAACCGACCGACACCGGGCTGGGGAAGGTGAACAACTGCTTCTGGTACATCTATGGTGCGCTACTGCAGCAAG GAGGACTATACCTACCGTATGCGGACAGCGGACGAATCATCATCGGTACCTGGTGGTTGG TCGTGCTGGTGATAGTCACCACCTACTGTGGCAACTTGGTCGCTTTTCTAACCTTTCCTAAGATTGATATCCCGGTCAATCGGGTAATGCAGCTGCTGCGCAACGACCGTGGCATGACGTGGAGCATTCGGCGCGGTACCTTCCTGGAGGAGATACTAATG GACTCGACCGAACCGAAGTACGTGCAGCTGTACAAGGGCAGCCAGATCATTGGCGAGCTGACGGACGAGCTGGTCGAGCGGATCGAGGCTGGCCAGCACGTGCACATCGACTGGCGGAACAACCTGCGCTACCTGATGAAGCGCCAGTTCCTGCGGACGGACCGGTGCGACTTTGCGCTCAGCACGGACGAGTTTCTGGACGAGCAGATTGCGCTGGTAATGCCGAAGGACAGCCCGTACCTGGAGCTGGTGAACGAGGAGATCAAGCGGATGCACCAGTTCGGGTTCATTCAGCGCTGGGTCGCCCAGTACCTGCCGGCGAAGGACAAGTGCAGTGGGACGGGTCGGGTCATGGACGTGCAGAACCACACGGTGAACAGTTCGGATATGGCCGGATCGTACTGGATCCTGCTGCTTGGCTTCGTGAGCGGCCtgttcgtgtttgtgtgcgagtTTGCCGTCGCCTGGTACCGGAAGCATCGGGCAGCGCGGGCGGCCACCGTCGCGTACCGTGACTAA
- the LOC120949132 gene encoding uncharacterized protein LOC120949132 isoform X1: protein MSRRSAVRGLRLLVCSLCLLSYLHPASADAPERSSNRRPMRRVDAVATDQVEDRTNAIDQPLDQALQLKYYDVVSVDLVHRLPAGADPAPDTLTLVAAGAGEGAADPEQTSDAKVAPPTPTKPEAAKTLADQVAEGKYGLIHRELFQRRPERLGILNYRRNEEVPLDDERNYGGLRPDEIWLAEDHLLVLKGGSIRHGSNRSGEPDAPAWQPIDDYRAPDRQVQIPANPAVPPPFPVQLRENGPIEFIRGRQVPAFNPFTNESAFLFTNKAFPVIRPEDFGGQHILAGPAAHNATGQHRPAGLQYPPPVNPPPVSDNRTYSNPFLKLPPPALYAGPPAGGSLDEARNRTAGLPPGLDEDDPSLYYPPPYTFEYRGNYTNPVPPGPLVPGIILPPPPNFFILKPAGGSNGTSVRPPTTTTTTTTDRPKATKPPKQYVSVRPHPTTTVAPPPPPPPPSVNSVAPAKIVPSRVEIQKAVLKTFVPVLEVYGAPPKPAKPAAKRPRPKPTVASVATATPAQTPSTKLHKIPPEQPTAGQRQPVYAEYFDVRTSTARPPVGWGDVGVPAGTPQLPRTYLPVGKVEQARPVATGAPPDYGYGYSPIEQFHREVQTIRQTLQIYEKANRLSGKGGRTSKAHHHHQQQQQHPQPSLANLSLSFDGNVYRTLFPEEVVLPPQQLPSGPSYHRPQHHHQPQPYKPAYEPAYVYRPAANSVLPPVDLPTGYYVTSTDYGRHGAGYADAAAQSHPQYYQPTAPPPPPPPQPDLSYIAPVILNNGASGYNRRPDFDPSTTTTKSYLILDHRLQRPQPPTQPPLSPYLYRSGGGGGVPTGDGQQGVTGPARNRYLEGDILVNYKHPLPVLNPDSEFLPYHHRLKVRKRQNVRGAGEQKPRYHGQPLYNHR from the exons ATGTCTCGTCGCAGTGCCGTCCGGGGCCTTCGACTGCTGGTCTGTTCGCTGTGTCTGCTCAGCTACCTGCACCCGGCCTCGGCAGATGCTCCCGAACG CAGCAGTAACCGACGGCCAATGCGCCGGGTGGACGCGGTGGCCACCGACCAGGTGGAGGACCGCACCAACGCGATCGACCAGCCGCTCGACCAGGCCCTCCAGCTCAAGTACTACGACGTTGTCTCGGTCGACCTGGTGCACCGGCTGCCGGCCGGCGCCGACCCCGCGCCCGACACGCTCACCCTAGTGGCGGCCGGTGCCGGCGAAGGTGCCGCCGACCCGGAGCAAACGTCCGACGCCAAGGTTGCCCCCCCGACCCCGACCAAGCCCGAGGCGGCCAAAACGCTCGCGGACCAGGTGGCCGAGGGCAAGTACGGCCTGATCCACCGCGAGCTGTTCCAGCGGCGCCCCGAGCGGCTCGGCATCCTCAACTACCGCCGCAACGAGGAGGTCCCGCTGGACGACGAGCGCAACTACGGCGGGCTCCGGCCGGACGAGATCTGGCTCGCCGAGGACCACCTGCTCGTGCTCAAGGGCGGCTCGATCCGGCACGGCAGCAACCGGTCCGGCGAGCCGGACGCGCCCGCCTGGCAGCCGATCGACGACTACCGGGCGCCGGACCGCCAGGTCCAGATCCCGGCGAACCCGGCCGTCCCGCCACCCTTTCCCGTGCAGCTGCGCGAGAACGGGCCGATTGAGTTTATCCGCGGTCGTCAGGTGCCGGCATTTAATCCGTTCACTAACGAGTCGGCCTTCCTCTTCACCAACAAAGCGTTCCCGGTCATACGGCCGGAAGATTTCGGCGGGCAGCATATTCTTGCCGGGCCGGCGGCGCACAATGCTACTGGCCAGCACCGCCCGGCCGGGCTCCAGTATCCGCCCCCGGTCAACCCGCCGCCCGTCAGCGACAACCGCACGTACTCGAACCCGTTCCTGAAGCTGCCCCCGCCGGCGCTGTACGCTGGGCCGCCGGCCGGCGGCTCGCTGGACGAGGCGCGCAACCGCACGGCCGGGCTGCCGCCGGGGCTGGACGAGGACGACCCCTCGCTCTACTACCCGCCGCCGTACACGTTCGAGTACCGGGGCAACTACACGAATCCGGTCCCGCCGGGCCCGCTCGTGCCCGGCATCATACTGCCCCCGCCGCCCAACTTTTTCATCCTGAAGCCTGCCGGCGGAAGCAATGGGACCAGCGTGCGGccgcccaccaccaccaccaccaccaccacggacCGGCCGAAGGCTACCAAACCACCGAAGCAGTACGTCAGCGTGCGGCCCCACCCAACGACCACGgtggcaccaccaccaccaccaccacccccttcGGTGAACAGTGTAGCGCCGGCGAAGATTGTGCCGTCGCGCGTCGAAATTCAAAAAGCCGTCCTCAAAACGTTCGTGCCCGTGCTGGAGGTGTACGGTGCGCCGCCGAAGCCCGCCAAACCGGCCGCGAAGCGACCGCGCCCGAAACCGACCGTCGCCAGCGTCGCTACCGCCACGCCCGCCCAAACGCCGTCCACCAAGCTGCACAAGATTCCGCCCGAGCAGCCGACCGCCGGCCAGCGGCAGCCGGTGTACGCCGAGTACTTTGACGTGCGCACCTCCACGGCCAGACCGCCGGTGGGCTGGGGCGACGTGGGCGTGCCCGCCGGTACGCCCCAGCTGCCCCGCACCTACCTCCCGGTGGGCAAGGTGGAGCAGGCCCGCCCGGTTGCGACGGGCGCCCCGCCCGACTACGGCTACGGCTACAGCCCGATCGAGCAGTTCCATCGCGAGGTGCAGACGATCCGCCAGACGCTCCAGATCTACGAGAAGGCGAACAGGCTGTCGGGCAAGGGGGGCAGGACGTCGAaggcgcaccaccaccaccagcagcagcagcagcacccccAGCCGTCCCTTGCCAATCTGTCGCTGTCGTTCGATGGGAACGTGTACCGGACGCTGTTCCCGGAGGAGGTGGTGCTGCCACCGCAGCAGCTCCCAAGTGGGCCCTCCTATCACCGcccgcagcaccaccaccagccgcaGCCGTACAAACCGGCCTACGAGCCCGCGTACGTGTATCGCCCCGCCGCCAACAGCGTCCTGCCGCCGGTCGACCTGCCGACCGGCTACTACGTCACCAGCACCGATTACGGCCGGCACGGCGCGGGCTACGCGGATGCGGCCGCCCAATCGCACCCACAGTACTACCAGCCGACTGCCCCACCACCGCCTCCACCGCCCCAGCCCGACCTGTCCTACATTGCGCCCGTCATACTGAACAATGGCGCGAGCGGGTACAACCGCCGCCCCGACTTTGAcccctccaccaccaccaccaagtcCTACCTCATCCTGGACCATCGGCTCCAGCGGCCCCAGCCGCCGACCCAGCCGCCCCTGTCGCCCTACCTGTAccgcagcggcggcggcggcggcgtcccAACCGGTGACGGGCAGCAGGGGGTGACGGGCCCGGCGCGCAACCGGTACCTCGAGGGGGACATACTGGTGAACTACAAGCATCCGCTGCCGGTGCTCAACCCGGACAGCGAGTTCCTGCCCTACCATCACCGGCTGAAGGTGCGCAAGCGGCAGAATGTGCGCGGGGCGGGCGAGCAGAAGCCGCGCTACCATGGCCAGCCGCTCTACAACCACCGGTAG